A window of Pomacea canaliculata isolate SZHN2017 linkage group LG3, ASM307304v1, whole genome shotgun sequence contains these coding sequences:
- the LOC112558547 gene encoding B-box type zinc finger protein ncl-1-like, with product MASPTPSQSDTVTTISTSSDSEMEPNTNPNIRCSFCHEPFSMPKVLSCFHTFCQPCLEKMVQVDATMKATSVQCHTCKFETFVGEGGLESLKTNYAVLNMIESTCFEPDTLHCRSCKSGPASVALSRCMDCATFLCNSCTMAHQFMHCFSGHRVLDLSELNGKEENLVEKEVMCPAHTSGIMKYYCRTCRVPICHECSATAEHKNHNFVFLSEVAESEMGQLRMMEEETRRKVLELSTTAKAMANASTVLKAAYHKAQIEIEQTYRYFLSILEEKKKDALRHLDETYNSKQIAISDSTLRMHESMEKLANASIFIDMLLKNAAPGENLVLKGFIESRLQNIFNFLPDLPSQAYQFEIEFVSNYQAIETAVGNTFGYVRQVSTFSEAPKPQPIARPNGYNRISPTIVNNNNNFTYNVPPIHTREQVMNVSTPPFYQATDDNQYQKWSNGFDVQAGSPTPDIFSTTAEPCVEINSKALSSITGAVGTSTSAFPLKCQIRRQKMIYNQRFGEFGMREGQFTEPSGVACNAQDDIIVADTNNHRIQIFDKEGRFKFQFGESGKRDGQMLYPNRVAVVKSSGDIIVTERSPTHQVQIYNQYGQFVRKFGANILQHPRGVAVDEKGRIIIVECKVMRVVIFDMEGNVLNKFGCSKHLQFPNSVAVNKKEHIFISDNRAHCVKVFDYTGCYLRQIGGEGITNYPIGVGINEDGHVVVADNHNNFNITVFDQNGRILSTLESKVKHAQCFDISLTGDGWVVLASKDFKLYLYRYKQQQS from the coding sequence ATGGCATCACCAACACCCTCTCAAAGTGACACAGTCACTACTATTTCGACATCTTCAGATAGCGAGATGGAACCTAACACTAATCCAAATATTCGCTGCTCATTTTGTCATGAGCCATTCTCCATGCCCAAGGTGCTGAGCTGTTTCCATACCTTCTGCCAGCCTTGTCTTGAGAAAATGGTGCAGGTAGATGCTACCATGAAAGCCACCAGTGTCCAGTGCCACACATGCAagtttgaaacatttgttgGTGAAGGTGGCCTTGAGTCTCTCAAGACGAATTATGCTGTGCTCAATATGATTGAATCAACTTGCTTTGAACCTGACACACTTCATTGTCGCTCTTGCAAAAGCGGTCCAGCATCTGTGGCTTTAAGCCGATGCATGGATTGTGCCACCTTTCTGTGCAACTCCTGCACCATGGCACATCAGTTCATGCACTGCTTTAGTGGTCACAGAGTCCTTGACCTCTCAGAGCTCAATGGCAAGGAAGAGAATTTGGTAGAGAAAGAGGTGATGTGCCCTGCTCACACCTCTGGCATAATGAAGTATTACTGTCGCACTTGTCGTGTCCCAATCTGTCATGAGTGTTCAGCAACAGCTGAACATAAAAATCACAATTTTGTCTTTCTGAGTGAGGTGGCAGAGTCCGAGATGGGCCAGCTGAGGATGATGGAAGAAGAAACACGCCGCAAAGTGTTGGAGCTTTCTACAACAGCCAAAGCAATGGCAAATGCTTCTACTGTTTTGAAAGCAGCCTATCACAAAGCACAGATTGAGATTGAACAAACATACAGGTATTTCTTATCTATActtgaagagaagaagaaggatgCATTGAGGCATTTAGATGAAACTTACAACTCAAAGCAAATAGCTATTTCTGACTCAActttacgaatgcatgaaagcaTGGAAAAACTTGCCAATGCAAGCATTTTTATTGACATGCTTCTAAAGAATGCAGCCCCTGGGGAAAACCTTGTTTTAAAAGGATTCATTGAGTCACGTCTCCAGAACATCTTCAATTTCTTACCTGACCTGCCATCTCAGGCATACCAGTTTGAAATCGAATTTGTCTCTAATTACCAAGCTATTGAAACGGCAGTGGGCAACACATTTGGCTATGTTCGACAAGTAAGCACTTTCAGTGAGGCGCCTAAACCGCAACCTATTGCACGTCCTAACGGCTACAACAGAATATCACCAACAATAgtgaacaataacaacaatttcACATATAATGTTCCACCCATCCACACCAGAGAGCAGGTCATGAATGTTTCCACACCTCCATTTTATCAGGCGACAGATGACAACCAGTATCAGAAGTGGTCAAATGGGTTTGATGTTCAGGCTGGTAGCCCCACTCCAGATATATTTTCCACAACAGCAGAACCATGCGTTGAAATAAACAGCAAGGCCCTGTCGTCAATCACTGGTGCTGTTGGAACTTCCACGAGTGCCTTCCCACTTAAATGTCAAATCAGGCGCCAGAAAATGATCTACAACCAACGTTTTGGAGAGTTTGGCATGAGAGAGGGCCAGTTCACGGAGCCCAGTGGAGTCGCCTGCAATGCCCAAGACGACATTATTGTTGCGGATACCAACAACCACCGTATACAAATCTTCGATAAGGAGGGTCGCTTCAAATTTCAATTTGGTGAAAGTGGCAAGCGTGATGGGCAGATGCTTTACCCCAACCGCGTGGCAGTGGTAAAATCTTCAGGTGACATCATTGTGACCGAACGCAGCCCAACTCACCAGGTGCAAATTTACAATCAGTATGGCCAGTTTGTGCGAAAGTTTGGTGCCAACATTCTTCAGCATCCTCGTGGTGTTGCTGTCGATGAAAAGGGGCGCATCATCATTGTAGAATGTAAAGTCATGCGCGTTGTCATTTTTGACATGGAAGGGAATGTTCTGAACAAGTTTGGATGCTCAAAGCATCTGCAATTTCCAAACAGTGTTGCAGTAAACAAGAAAGAGCATATCTTTATTAGCGATAATCGTGCACACTGTGTCAAGGTCTTTGACTATACTGGTTGTTACTTGAGGCAAATTGGTGGTGAAGGCATCACCAACTATCCTATTGGTGTGGGCATCAATGAAGATGGGCATGTGGTTGTGGCAGATAATCACAACAACTTCAACATCACTGTTTTTGACCAGAATGGGCGCATCTTGAGCACTTTGGAGAGCAAAGTCAAACATGCACAATGCTTTGACATTTCTCTCACAGGAGATGGCTGGGTGGTGCTGGCCAGCAAAGATTTCAAGCTTTACCTGTACAGGTACAAGCAACAACAGTCATAG